The genomic interval TGGTTTTTCTGTGGTCTGCGAGGATTTCCTTTTTATAATAAtcttaaagaaaataattttgggGTACTTGACCTGCCATATGTAGGTCATGTCATCGAAGAAAAAGGGAGCTGAGGGTCCATGCATCTGAATCAAAAGCTGTTGTTTCCCATGTAGCTCTTAAAACCAAAAAATTTGTGGCCAGTGAAGACAAATTATAATTTCAGAGAGTACAGAAACAAAAAGACTTGCCAGGTTCACTGAGAATATTGTAAGTCATTAAACTCTTTACAGAATTGTTTCCAACGGATTTATACACGTTTCTCAAACTTTTCTCCCAATTTGATTGCAAAAAGCGAAGCAAACAAATTATTTCCACCTCGAAACTTGTCATGCCatttgttttaaaaagaaacaaattatGGATAATATACTTCACATAGATGTGTTCGTCTCCAGTTATAGCCGCAAATAATTTCCCATAATTGCTTATTATATTCAAGAACAGGTGTTCCACTTAATGCAAGCCATAAAACAGCACAATATGGAACTTTTGAAGACTGAAACAAGTGGTTGTTGTTTAAGTATCTGCCACACATAATAATAAAGACAAACTATTTGACTTACTCAATATAGAACTACCTAAAttctcaaaattaatttatgcatGTTTGATTTCGTAtagaatcaaattaaaaacaaaaccatTACTTCAATCTAAGTTGAAGCTACTATTAGTAATATCCATTTTTCATGTCCGAAACGTTGATTTGAGAATCCAAATACCAATTCACGCACTTAGAGGATAGAGATATACTAACATTTTATGGATCCTAAATAAAGCATTATATAATGGTTCTttatatataaacaatttttttctattaaaaaggattttttcattaaaatattttaaataataaagttataacaaattttaaaaagatgTTACCTCTTTTCTTTTACTAATTCTTATGTCATCTTTTTATTTTGTAGTTCCTTTTATCACCTATAATAAAATACACAAATAAGAAATAGTTCCATGCATCAGTTCTATAAGCtaaactattaataataacattatctATTATTATCTAAAAGATTAGAAggtattttattgtttaatgtAAAAATGTGTTTTATGAATGTAAAAAGCATTCCGTTACATTAAATGTTGAAAAGAGTGAAGAATACTTccaaaaacatgcaaaaggTTGGAATTTATAATAGTtagttaaataattaaatgacaaatttaaaaaaaaaaatgtaaatagtacttttcttaaaacatcaAAATGACCACGCGGATTGCAGAACTAAGCGCACTTGTATATATAAGTAAAGGGTGCAATTGTTGACACCATGCATGCACGGTTGATATGTACATCAACACCAATAACAATAATCTTAAACTGCGTCTTAATCTACAATCCCTGTAATTTCCTTTCTCTTGATAACAATTTTTGGATTGAAGAATATTTTTCTTGCGATAGTCCAAGCTGTTTCCTCGGTCAAAGGACACACAGTTATCATGATCGAGTCCAAAACAAAACATTCCAGTGCAAAATCAGAACATGTCCCCCAGTGCAATGGTTTCAAAACAATCGCACACAACGTAACGAATTGCATATTAGGAAGTAAAATATAAACATCAGAACGAAACAAAGTAAAGCACCACCAAGTTGAACAAGATGCAGTGGCACCAAGTATTAAGACAAACTCCAGTATTAAAATTTCTCTCAGGCACAAGTACATGAAATAATAACCGTTTTCTGCACTTGTACTACTTATTAGACTTACTTGCTATTCTCATGAGCTACAGCAGTAATCTGGGTGTTTGTTTGTCCTAGCAAACTGCTTATGGAACGCGCTTTTACCACGCCAAGCTTCATCCTCTTCTTCGTGATTATCTCTGGcttcttctcctcctcctcctccccaAAGGGCTCAGCAACACTCGTGTTTTGCTTCtcaagagaagaagaagaagaagaagaaaggtggTGTATGTGCACCTTCTTTGGTGCAGTTGATGCAATGGAACGGCTTCTAACACTTGTCATGCTTCTGAGTCTTCCCTTCCCCAAGTGATGCTCACACAGGGAGTAACCAACCAGCGTTTGTTGACAACACCTCCACCCCCTCCCGTTCACACGACTGCACCTAGAACCTTCCATCAGTGCACTACCCCTTACCCTCTTCTTACTCACACTCACATTCACGTTTACATCATCCACTTTTGTTTCTTCTCccttctcttcttcatcttcctcttccGTGCTATCCTCGTTGCGAGAGGAACACTTCTTGTTCATCTTCGTCTTCATCTTCGCCTTCATCTTCTTGCTATGAGTAGCAGCAGCATTATTCTCCTCGAGTGCCCCTCTCCTTTTCTTCAGCGGAATAGCTTTCTCTTCCTCGTACCATCTATCTGAAACGCATGAATAACACTAACACGGTCAACACCAGGCAGAAAGACACAGTCACATGCATTTAGTCTTGGCCATTTACCTTGAGTAGAAGAAGGGCTTAACGGCGACACCACCCCAGCTAGAGTTTCCAAAGCCAAGTTGCGTCCTTTCCTACAAACAAAGCAGACCCAGAAAGACCCACAACCATTAGATATACATAGATGTACGTGAATACATAAAATTTACGGTAAAGGATGGGAGTTGAAGTGAAAATAATAGTGCAAAACTTGGAAAGCAGAAAACACAGTGTAGTTGGGGACCAGCATTTGGTGGTGGCTACTTGTGCACCTCTAGTGCAAACGGTAG from Phaseolus vulgaris cultivar G19833 chromosome 1, P. vulgaris v2.0, whole genome shotgun sequence carries:
- the LOC137814143 gene encoding uncharacterized protein isoform X2, which produces MRIRKRPVLFPSSLSPLSDPHLISRSPVVVQLNEAASTAAKHSPSSSSSSAVLHRHAASWSLDRCQPSNQSLPSIGKPSNGWDCPSVIGESGAHRQHNKQDPLEEVVGREESGEDSREKGNHTRKGRNLALETLAGVVSPLSPSSTQDRWYEEEKAIPLKKRRGALEENNAAATHSKKMKAKMKTKMNKKCSSRNEDSTEEEDEEEKGEETKVDDVNVNVSVSKKRVRGSALMEGSRCSRVNGRGWRCCQQTLVGYSLCEHHLGKGRLRSMTSVRSRSIASTAPKKVHIHHLSSSSSSSLEKQNTSVAEPFGEEEEEKKPEIITKKRMKLGVVKARSISSLLGQTNTQITAVAHENSK
- the LOC137814143 gene encoding uncharacterized protein isoform X1 — protein: MRIRKRPVLFPSSLSPLSDPHLISRSPVVVQLNEAASTAAKHSPSSSSSSAVLHRHAASWSLDRCQPSNQSLPSIGKPSNGWDCPSVIGESGAHRQHNKQDPLKGARLGQEQDRMYILFLQEEVVGREESGEDSREKGNHTRKGRNLALETLAGVVSPLSPSSTQDRWYEEEKAIPLKKRRGALEENNAAATHSKKMKAKMKTKMNKKCSSRNEDSTEEEDEEEKGEETKVDDVNVNVSVSKKRVRGSALMEGSRCSRVNGRGWRCCQQTLVGYSLCEHHLGKGRLRSMTSVRSRSIASTAPKKVHIHHLSSSSSSSLEKQNTSVAEPFGEEEEEKKPEIITKKRMKLGVVKARSISSLLGQTNTQITAVAHENSK